The following proteins are co-located in the Armatimonadota bacterium genome:
- a CDS encoding ABC transporter ATP-binding protein, translating to MRKFLRLLGYARPYAVRMGLGVVCVGVVALTNITMPQVTRFVIDRILGSHGRPVTLDLHVLRLVLAPLAMLNFIFVCILLLYAVQGVVSFARTYLMSWVGQRVLFDIRNSLFQRLQELPMQFYQRRGTGYIMARVTGDVDTMGGMITSSTIDLFTNIVTIVAIVVILLLWHWKLALLSFAVLPLFAVNYHLFIRYIRIIWVRLRDKWSDLYGELHESIAGAQVVKAFSQERYEQRMFFRSMRETYAHSVDLARVSTLMGAISMLLVATGTAIILWYGGAEVLRGHLSIGQLFAFIGYLGMLYSPVVTLSTSNEIIQRAIISAERVFDILDARSSVKEDPDAKPLPTVAGHVVFDHVSFSYEPEKLVLDDISVTVEPGMAVALVGPSGSGKTTFANLIPRFYDPTAGRVLVDDHDIKRVTLRSLRANIGIVLQETFLFSGTIKDNLRYGRMEATDQDIVEAAMMANCHDFIVKELPEGYDTEVGERGLRLSGGQKQRIAIARAILRDPRILILDEATSSLDSEAEALIQEALERLMRGRTTFVIAHRLSTVMKADLIFVLREGRLIERGTHQQLVAANGLYGRLYRKQFKLDDEADSLLA from the coding sequence ATGAGAAAGTTCCTGCGGCTTCTAGGTTACGCGCGCCCCTACGCGGTGCGCATGGGCCTGGGCGTGGTGTGCGTAGGGGTGGTGGCCCTTACCAATATCACGATGCCCCAGGTCACGAGGTTCGTGATTGACCGCATCCTCGGCAGCCACGGGCGCCCGGTCACCCTCGACCTGCACGTGCTCCGTCTGGTCCTGGCCCCGCTGGCCATGCTCAACTTCATCTTCGTCTGCATCCTGCTGCTCTACGCCGTTCAGGGCGTGGTGTCGTTCGCCCGCACCTACCTCATGAGTTGGGTCGGCCAGCGCGTGCTGTTCGACATCCGCAACAGCCTCTTCCAACGCCTGCAGGAGCTGCCCATGCAGTTTTACCAGCGCCGCGGCACCGGCTACATCATGGCCCGCGTCACCGGTGACGTGGACACCATGGGCGGCATGATCACCTCCAGCACCATTGATCTGTTCACCAACATCGTCACCATCGTCGCCATCGTTGTCATTCTGCTGCTGTGGCACTGGAAGCTGGCGCTGTTGTCCTTCGCGGTCTTGCCGCTGTTCGCCGTCAACTATCACCTCTTCATCCGCTACATCCGCATCATCTGGGTGCGGCTGCGGGACAAGTGGTCCGATCTCTACGGCGAGCTGCACGAGTCCATTGCCGGCGCGCAGGTGGTCAAGGCCTTCTCCCAGGAGCGCTACGAGCAGCGCATGTTCTTCCGCTCCATGCGCGAGACCTATGCCCACAGTGTGGACCTCGCCCGCGTGAGCACCCTCATGGGCGCCATCTCCATGCTGCTGGTCGCCACCGGCACCGCCATCATCCTGTGGTACGGCGGGGCCGAAGTCCTGCGCGGACACCTCAGCATCGGCCAGCTCTTCGCCTTCATCGGCTACCTCGGCATGCTCTACTCGCCGGTGGTGACCCTGAGCACCAGCAACGAGATCATCCAGCGCGCCATCATCAGCGCCGAGCGCGTGTTCGACATCCTCGACGCCCGTTCGAGCGTCAAGGAGGACCCCGACGCCAAGCCCCTGCCGACGGTTGCCGGGCACGTCGTGTTCGACCACGTCTCCTTCAGTTACGAGCCGGAGAAGCTGGTGCTGGACGACATCTCGGTCACGGTCGAGCCAGGGATGGCGGTGGCGTTGGTGGGGCCGAGCGGCTCCGGCAAGACCACCTTCGCCAACTTGATCCCGCGCTTCTACGACCCCACCGCGGGGCGCGTGCTGGTTGACGACCACGACATCAAGCGCGTGACCCTGCGCTCCCTGCGCGCCAACATCGGCATCGTGCTCCAGGAGACCTTCCTCTTCAGCGGCACCATCAAGGACAACCTGCGCTACGGCCGCATGGAGGCGACCGACCAGGACATCGTCGAGGCGGCGATGATGGCCAACTGCCACGACTTCATCGTCAAGGAGCTGCCGGAGGGCTACGACACCGAGGTCGGCGAGCGCGGCCTGCGCCTGTCGGGGGGGCAGAAGCAGCGCATCGCCATCGCCCGCGCCATTCTGCGCGACCCGCGCATCCTCATCCTCGACGAGGCCACCTCCTCTCTCGACTCCGAGGCGGAAGCGCTGATCCAGGAGGCGCTCGAACGCCTCATGCGCGGCCGCACCACTTTCGTCATCGCCCACCGCCTGTCCACGGTGATGAAGGCGGACCTCATCTTCGTCCTGCGCGAGGGACGTCTGATCGAGCGCGGCACCCACCAGCAGCTCGTCGCCGCCAACGGCCTCTACGGCCGCCTCTACCGCAAGCAGTTCAAGCTCGACGATGAGGCGGATTCCCTGCTGGCGTAG